Part of the Solanum pennellii chromosome 10, SPENNV200 genome is shown below.
TAGATAATTGCACTGTAGATGCATTTACAGATCTAATAATGGTGCTTCCCGCAAGTGTGTAGAGGACATTCTCCAGCTTGGCCTTCAACATGACTGAAGACCCTTTAGTCACTTTCATAGTTCCTCCTTCACTTATGTATTTATAGCGTTGTTTATCCAAAGTACCTAGGGAGATCAAGTTCATCTTCAGATTAGGAACATAGCGAACTTCTATAATAGTCCTCACGATTTCATCATGACAGCGAACACAAACTGAACCAATGGCAATTCTTTTACAAGTTGCATTATTGCCTATTAATACGATTTCTCTACTTGTTTCATAGTTGCTGAACCAAtctcttcaaaatttcatatgcGGAGTACAATTAGAGCCTAAGACCCATTTGTTGTCATAGACTCCACTATCGGATATGATGTTGTTagtacataatcatcatcattatcatgtacTTGCTTAACAATGGATGCACTCGCCTTTTCTTTGGACTTCGACATAGTGCAATATCGTCCAAAATGTCTTTTCTTGTGACAGCCCCAACACTCCGCATTCTTTTTGTTCACACGAGACTTTGATCTGTACTTCAATTTGCTCCTTTCTTGTTGGCTAGTACGACCTCTGACAAAGACTCCACTAGTTTCGTTGCTTTTGTCTCCTTCAAAATGCATCCGCATATCACAAGAGTTTAGTGCTTGCTGCACTTGATCAAGTTTGATAGGTTGTTTGCTATACATCATTGAATTCTCAATATCacgatattttgaagtcaataaaaatagcaaaaaaCATGCAAGCGTCTCCTCGTCTTTTTTAATTCCGACAGTTTGTAAGTCCATCACAAGTTTATTGAACGCATCTAGATGGTCTTGCAACAAAGTACCTGATTCCatcttaaatatatgaatacactGTTGTAACAACATCCTTGTTGTCATTGACTAGTTCTGGTAAAGTCCTTCCAGCTTTTTCCATAACTCTTTGGCCGTCTCTTTGGTACTTGTACTCACTTCGCAAAGCACATTAGGTACAAGGGACAGTTTGATTGCACTCAATGCATCTCcttcaatctttttcttttcgGAATCCAATATCTTATCGGGGTACTTTCCATCAATAGCAAGGATCGAACCTTCCCTCCGCAGTAACGCCATCATCTGGATCTTTCAGATTTTGAAGTTGTTACGcccactaaatctatcaatttcaaacttaatGGAACTCATCTTTACTTGTTCTTCCTCTTCTACTACAATGTATTTGGAACTACAGAAAAAATCAAAGTAattcttttctgatgtggaagttcagactatgCTTCAACCATAGAGCATACTCAGACAGAACCTTGGCTCTGAAACCAATTATTAGCGGAAACGTGAAATTAAAGAACAAGGAAgcacaacaatatttaacatggttcagatcaaaatgatcctacgtctaccaaagaacaactgcaccaatatttatttcactatacaaagaatacaagtgaaatactacaagataGAGAACAAAaatgccttagaaggtgagaaggaAAGTGagaggatgatttgaaaatgaatcaaaagctacctatttatagaaaTAATTTCATCCTATTGaagtcatccatgacatcactgTATGTTAAAAATGTCaaagttaaaaatatgaaaccattttatggtttgcctaaacttcacctaccaagatactatcttgacttttattttgtactaattatctccctactaaatattcatattaattcatcttccatttagtttgattccagAAGAACCAAATCAACTCTTTCACTAGTATCTGTATCCGCGACGTTATACTAAGAACatatagggtgtgtttggtatgaacgaaaatattttttggaaaatgttttccaattttctcatgtttgggtGGGACAAAAGtcttggaaaatgtttttcaaatcaactcatttttctcaaaattaaggaaaatgacttcccttcaaaaattaaggaaaacattttccaaaagtcttctccaacttcaaattacaattttttttcggcaaaaacatcaatttttaaaatattttcagtttcaaattttatttttaacccGATCCCTAACCCCCCATCCCCCACTCNNNNNNNNNNNNNNNNNNNNNNNNNNNNNNNNNNNNNNNNNNNNNNNNNNNNNNNNNNNNNNNNNNNNNNNNNNNNNNNNNNNNNNNNNNNNNNNNNNNNNNNNNNNNNNNNNNNNNNNNNNNNNNNNNNNNNNNNNNNNNNNNNNNNNNNNNNNNNNNNNNNNNNNNNNNNNNNNNNNNNNNNNNNNNNNNNNNNNNNNNNNNNNNNNNNNNNNNNNNNNNNNNNNNNNNNNNNNNNNNNNNNNNNNNNNNNNNNNNNNNNNNNNNNNNNNNNNNNNNNNNNNNNNNNNNNNNNNNNNNNNNNNNNNNNNNNNNNNNNNNNNNNNNNNNNNNNNNNNNNNNNNNNNNNNNNNNNNNNNNNNNNNNNNNNNNNNNNNNNNNNNNNNNNNNNNNNNNNNNNNNNNNNNNNNNNNNNNNNNNNNNNNNNNNNNNNNNNNNNNNNNNNNNNNNNNNNNNNNNNNNNNNNNNNNNNNNNNNNNNNNNNNNNNNNNNNNNNNNNNNNNNNNNNNNNNNNNNNNNNNNNNNNNNNNNNNNNNNNNNNNNNNNNNNNNNNNNNNNNNNNNNNNNNNNNNNNNNNNNNNNNNNNNNNNNNNNNNNNNNNNNNNNNNNNNNNNNNNNNNNNNNNNNNNNNNNNNNNNNNNNNNNNNNNNNNNNNNNNNNNNNNNNNNNNNNNNNNNNNNNNNNNNNNNNNNNNNNNNNNNNNNNNNNNNNNNNNNNNNNNNNNNNNNNNNNNNNNNNNNNNNNNNNNNNNNNNNNNNNNNNNNNNNNNNNNNNNNNNNNNNNNNNNNNNNNNNNNNNNNNNNNNNNNNNNNNNNNNNNNNNNNNNNNNNNNNNNNNNNNNNNNNNNNNNNNNNNNNNNNNNNNNNNNNNNNNNNNNNNNNNNNNNNNNNNNNNNNNNNNNNNNNNNNNNNNNNNNNNNNNNNNNNNNNNNNNNNNNNNNNNNNNNNNNNNNNNNNNNNNNNNNNNNNNNNNNNNNNNNNNNNNNNNNNNNNNNNNNNNNNNNNNNNNNNNNNNNNNNNNNNNNNNNNNNNNNNNNNNNNNNNNNNNNNNNNNNNNNNNNNNNNNNNNNNNNNNNNNNNNNNNNNNNNNNNNNNNNNNNNNNNNNNNNNNNNNNNNNNNNNNNNNNNNNNNNNNNNNNNNNNNNNNNNNNNNNNNNNNNNNNNNNNNNNNNNNNNNNNNNNNNNNNNNNNNNNNNNNNNNNNNNNNNNNNNNNNNNNNNNNNNNNNNNNNNNNNNNNNNNNNNNNNNNNNNNNNNNNNNNNNNNNNNNNNNNNNNNNNNNNNNNNNNNNNNNNNNNNNNNNNNNNNNNNNNNNNNNNNNNNNNNNNNNNNNNNNNNNNNNNNNNNNNNNNNNTCCcacaccccacccccaccccccccaaaaaaaaaattgtttctaaaaaatattttcaatttcataaatttttttactctagtaaaaataaaagatgtttctcaaaaaatatttttcattcataaatcaaacactaaagatcatttccggaaaatatttttcacccgctaaccaaatataaaaaaataagtccgaaatctacttgtttttcaaaacattttccttcatacctaACACACCCACAATATATACTTATTTGTACggaaaaaatcatttaaattagTAGTGAGACCTTTCcgttcattgttttttttttttgtgtgtgtgtgatgGTAATTAGCAAAGTGAATTTGTAAGCACTCAAGATTTTTTTGTAATTGGAAACAAATGggttttaaacttttaattgaTGTGGGTGATTTCTACTAGCTAGATTGGAGAGTAGTTATTATGTGAGTGAATCAAGTGATGTTGGATATGTTTGGATTCTCTCTTTTCAATTTTGAGCTGATTACTAGATTGGATAAAGCTTTCATCTTTGCAATTTTGTAGTTACAAACTTATCTATTTGATTTTGTGAGATAAGAGAGGAAGGACGAATTTGATTTATCGGGTGCCTcagtttctttttaataaattttaaaggtgataaaaaataaattgtaatcacaaataaaatatggagAAACAAGATTTTAATGATAAAACAGCATGGATAGAATTATACTCCTCACTTGATTTTTCTTGTCGTCAACTCGAATTTCTAAAATACTTAGAATAAtaactttgaagaacttgataagaaataacaaagtttaaagtgtactttcaaaattaaaattttaaaatcactaaagaaaataaaatataaaacaaattagaaataatatataaatataaatatttttttcaaagaaaaaaatcgaGCCTATTAGATGCATAATGTTTGTCTGTTTGCTACTAAAACATTATGCATGGCTTTGTTTATGGTACTTCCCCTTTTTGTGTTGGTTATAACTTATATGTCAGTGATGAATAAAAGACAACTGTACACATCCACCACACTTAGGGATTTTGTACACTTTTTGTTGGTCACTTTGTTCACAAGCTAGATTATGtatttgtattagaaaattaaataaatactattatatattaatttatgaattacttaacaaaattaattaatgacttAGTGAAAAAAAAGGAGCAACGAAATTGCTCTCCACAGGATCCGAACCCTActatcttatgattatgattttataaatattttaatagtgtAGGGTAAGGGGGTATGTATATCGATTCTATATactattgatttgatttatttattttaggttttgaaatatgttaaaaacataagatattTTATTGGTTTTCAATCTATTGACTTATGATTTTTAAGAAttcgattttcaaaatttaactaaaaaaaaaatgctCATAAAATAACTGTATAACTTCTCCAACAATTTGGTGTGACGAgataataatataagtttacATAATGAtcataaaatagaaacaatacTAACTAACATGAAAAGAACTTTATAcgtacaaaataaaagaaagaccATAAGTATAAACTTGGTAAGATGTCAAAccatattattattcattactaACAATTCAAAATCATTCAAACAAAATACCATATTATTCCAAcaaatatatgatttaaaaatgaatattcatAAAACACCAAATTTAATAACTAATAGTAGCAATGCAAAATACGTCTACAAAATTGTGTTTGGTTTTTAGATGGTTGATCCTTTATGTAGTCTTGTCTAATTAGTGGGCATCTCAAAGCGGCAAAGCGGACAGTAATGGCTATTCTCTAACCACTTGGTAATGCACTCGGCATGAAACATATGAGAACAAGGCAATCGCACTACTTGAGTTTCTTCCCCTAGCTCGTCTAGACATACCAAACACTCATCGTTGCTATTTCTTTCATTAGCTTCCACCGGCTCGAGCAACTCTATTGATGATTTACTTGCGGGCACCATTCCATCTGTGGATGATGATTCTTCAAACGCTAACAAAATTCTTCCATCGCAATAGTGATCAATCTGTAATTCCGCGTGCACACATACCTCTGACATCTCAGTACTAGCCCTGATGCTTTGCAACTGACGAATTGTTTCTTCAACTATACCGTATTGTTGATCTTCAAACACGTCCTCAAAAGTCCCAAGCACATGTGATATAGCGTGATTGAGTTTCTCATAGAACATGGTATCGAAAAGATGAATAATAATTGGAGTTGACGTGGTTGGACAGTTTTCTAGTATTACACCCCAGTATTCGGGTGGTTGATCATTGGGTCTTATGTACCAATAATGATTTATTAAACTGAAACTGAAGTGAATAATGGTTAAATAGGGTGAAGAAGAAGCAGCAATTGGTGTAGCACTAACAAAAGAGTTCTTGAAGCAATGGTGGCATACAAAATCTGTTGGAATCATATTGCAAGTATTGAGAGAAGAAATCAATTATTGTTTAAAAAGAACTAATGGGAGACTTACCTCCTTTCAaagtttatttataataaaatatataatttactaGCAAACCTAAACTGATTAGGAATATGGTAATTATTTAGGAAAGAATAAGTGAGTGGCCGGAAGCCTAATTTGAtgagaaaagggaaaaaaaattaagaaaagtaGTACGCCTTTTGGAAACTTGAAATattatttgtgtttttatttatggaaaataaCACGTTTTGGGAAATACTtgataattcaaatattatttttgtatggaGAAGTAATCATAAAAGACGTTGCATTCAAAGGTATCAATCTGATTAAGTTATTCAACAATGTATTACATCATTCTAGATTAAGTTATGTAAAACTATGCATACCCGTAGATTAAACCAGAGCAGAAATGGAAATCTGAGTACATTAAGTTTTTTCTACTTGAGAGGATATAGGACATATTGCCTTGTAACTTCATGATCCAACTGAATGTGATCACAGCTACAGGTAATGTTCAATCCCCCTTTggcaaaaaattaaattatttttaattacctATCTTTCATGTGGCACAAAAATTACCAATCTTTAAATTAACCAACTTAACCTTTATGTGCaaggatttcatgatgctaCTGTATATGGTGCAACGACGGGAGTTCCATACCTCTTCTCTAGTTCACTTCATGGATTTCATCATTCAATCCATGTAGACGGTACCTACTAAGTTCTTTATTAAGATGTTTCGATCTCTTGATTGTCGGTTTCCTCTTACTTGTTTACTTAATTTTGTAAAGAATAATTCCATAAATTGAGTTGCAGAATTGTTCTAGAAGGTGAATTCAATCACCaacaatacatataaaaaatagcaaactgaataaaaaattgttcatattaaaaagttcaaataacaacaacttgataaaaagaaaagtaaagttTCTGTTAAACAGAAGATCTACAGATTGGACAATTCTTCTTGCCCCTCAGCAGCCATTGTTGTATGCAAGTTGCGTGATATTCATGTCCACAACCGAGTGTACCAATTGTGTTGTCCTTTACATATTCAGATAGACATATGGAACACAATGACTTGTAGTTTTCATCATCACAATTTCCTCCTCCTGCTGCTGGGGGCTGGTAGATCAATCAATGAGACGACTACCAAAGTTTTGCATTGCGACTATTAATTGATTGACATCATCAGTTGCTTGGtgaatgaattgatgatgatACGTATATGGATCCCAGAAAAGAGAGTAGTTATTATATATGTGGAGCCAAGTGATAATGAGTATATGGATCCCAGAAAAAAGTATTTGTTGAGGGATGATTGTGGGGTTGTGAAGGAAAGAGAGGAGCACCATCAATATACTGACCATCTGTGAGAAAGAGAGCAATTTGCCAATAGTTCATATTCATACtcatcacacacacacacacacatatgtatatatatagctgATTAATAAAAACTTTCCTAAATTAATCAATTGAGAGGGTTAACAAAAACTTTCCTAAACTAATAAACTGACACGGTTGgttagtaaaatatttgtatttttccaAGTATattgttaatttcttttatcattaaaatttatattccccttctttttaatttattcgttttttgttattgttgggACAATCAAAATGGTGTTTTCTTTGACCATAATATTCTCAAATACATTATAATTGCAGACCGTAGATGAGATTCATAGATCGACTTTGAAGATTGGAAATTTGTTTGTGATTTACGGGTCCAATCTATGGGTTGTAGACTCGTTCGTAAATTAAGTCCGGaaacttgaatttttgtttgACTTTTACAAACTCAATTTTCTTTCAGAGTTcctttggtcttttcccactctTTTAATCCATGTATTATGTCGTATAGCCTAATCTAAGGGGGATTAAAGGCACTTAGTAAACCTAAGCCTCCCACCTCACGCCTAGCAACTAGAAACAAATATCAATATGTTCAAAGTTCTCTCAATgaagaaactagggtttcaTACCTTTAAGCTTCAATTCAAGATTCAAGCTAGTATCTTCTTGTTGGAATGTATTACACCCACCAGTTATCTCGGGATCAGGTCCCTCGACAGAATAAGAATGCAGATGATAAATATGCGGACAATAATAACACAATGTAAAACATGCATAAGACGTGGAAACTCCCTTGCTCAAGGGAGGTAAAAACCATGACCCGTGATGCTCACAGGATTTCAACCTAAACTCAATTTCAGTTGAACGGAGCAACAATTCAGattaaaaactctttcaacCTAGGAATTTCTTTCTAAATCCCTTTCCCTTCTAAGTAGTAACTCTACTACAAATAAAACAACTAAGCAGATACCACATTGCCCACCAAGCAGCCTAACTCTGGATAATTTAGACTTCAACTAAGGCCCACTAAATCAGTTACCCTTAACTGAAACTTTTAGATAAATAGAATAGAAATCTAATTTCTTTATAACTTAGTAAAAGATTTACAATTTAAGCACATAAGATACAAAACTCTAAATACAACAAGACACTTCAACACTCTATCTGGTCTCTCATTGATATGAGCGGCGTTCTTCCTTGAATATGACCTTCTCTTTTTAAGCTTATGAATTTTCGGAGAAAATCCAAGTTTTTGTTTGTCAAAtcttgagtttgtgttttgAAGAAGAAACAATATGGAAAAGGGCATAAACTCATTGAGACTTCCCATTGGCTGAGAGCTTGCTTCTCTAGAAAGACGTGCACCTACCGTATGAGAGGTGACAACTTTTCTACATCTGTCTTGTCGTCCTTTCACATGCGCAGTCTTGTAGGGACCAGGTTTTCTTAGTGAGTTCTTGAGAATACTTGTTGGCTCACTCTCCttttgaatgaattaattaatttgttgtttgtcatgttgattAAGTCAATCATAAAGAGTTATTGACCGTTGGACAAACAACATTTTCAattctgattggtgtagtacGCAGACGCTTCACCAACCTCTGAAAGGACAATTTTCCAATTGTATACCACTTAAAGTCTAGATGAGAAAACTCTGTCAGGGAACGAGTCTCTGCAATTTATAAGCCACTGAAATAGAGTCTCATCCGCTCTTCATATTGGTGTAGTACACCGTACTTTTCATCTATTGTCTGACATGACAATTTTATAGTTGTACCCCACTTGAATCTGGACGAGAGCACTCTGCTAGGGACCAGGTCCCTATATTTGTGATGATCatcaaaatatctaaaatataaCACTTCTTTTTAGGTATGTTGGATCTCATCAAGGGGGTATTTTTTCACCCATTGAGTTTCAAAGTAAACCCAGATTTCAGTTAATAGTTTCTACAACTTAGGGTTCATATGTAAAGCATGATTTGGCATTACTTTTCTCATTCCTCTTCATGAATAGTTTGATTATGCAATTTCATCTATagattcattaatttttaatatccATGAACCCTTAACAAATATGTAACACCCCCTCCCCCCAAAGGTTCTTAGTTCAGACCAAAGGTTgcacaaaaatataaatctacaaattttgaatattacaGACATAATTTATGGGTCGTAAAAAGTACTACGACACCTCGTGGAAAGAGTATGTAGTCGATACTTCATACATCAAATGTTTGAAAAATTGGATAAGAGTTTATAATCGAGTTTACAAGTTGTGAAATGTTATACAGGCCGAAGACATGAATCATATGTAGTTGAGACTTCAAAAAGTTGAAAAGTTAGACTTGAACAGGACGAGTGGGTTTACGAGTCATAATAAGTACTACGTGCCGTGGAAAGGCCTCGTGAGCTAAAGTCGATTGTATGTGAAAACTTCATCGATGAGTTTCTTTTCACCCATTGAGTCCCAAATAAATCTTAATTTCTCAAACTATGAATTCCCCCAAACTAGCTAGGGTTGAAGAGATTAGGGTGcaagtcataaaaaaaaaataggatagTGTGcgaatcaaaaaaataaaacacacaTTAAAGATGAATGTCACAAacacttaaatttatttaagtgtctaaatgaatttttttttacaagtttGCATTGTATTAAGCCTAAAATCTAATTGTCGGAGGTACTGATATAGTCATATTGAGATATACTATTAACCAGTTGTGGTATTACATTTGAATCCTTCGTAAAGActatttattccattttattttatataataaagtcTTTATTTAAATAGATCATTGTATTAATATGTGTGTTCATTACTTATATTGGACGATTTTTGTGTCTGGAATTGTTTAACCCATGCACAGAAGATTAATGTAACACgtcaaaaattgaaattaggaatgaaaaaaaagagaagggcAATCCACGGAGGGGTTCACGGGCTGTGAAGAGGACCACGACCCATCACCTTGCCCATGGAGTTGCACCTAACAACTAGAACAACCACAGACGCCTAGGCGATTCGTGAAGCGTCACAAGGACCCTGAGGTATCCGTGAAAAGGGAACCAAACCCCAAGTCCACTGTGAAGGACTACGGATGCCTAGACGGTTCGTAGATCTTCACACGATTCATAAAGTCGTCCGTGAAATGGAATCATCAGATTTTGTGTTTTGGGTCAACTACAAGCAATAATATCTCTCagcataaaataaattaggtgatCCATGACCTATAAAATTATATCCCTTTGAGTCATCTTTCCAACACCACCAAGTTTGCCTTATTCTAAGCCCATAGTAACAAGTTATGCCCATGATAGTGAAGCCATATCAGGCAGGGCAACATCACGGCCGACTAGAAGGCCTGTGATGCTATAGACGCCCGTGAAGCCTCCCCTGAGAGGCACTTTGTCAACTTTAAGTCAGTGTCATAGTGGTATTTTCCTTATATGTTTGGTACTTAAACTACATTGTTTTACCTCGTCTAAGCCCAATTAATTAGTGAGAAACTACCAAAACATCCATTCTCCTAAAAtcattagacttagaaagaaaAGAACAGAAAGCGACGATAGCTTTCTCTCCAGAACAAGTAAAGCTTTCCTTCAAGTTAGCCCCGAAATTCAAAGGATTTCACCATAGTTTTcttcaccaggtatgtgggcaTGTGGGTATTCAGGATGTTAGCATTTAAATTTAAACATAATTTAGTCAGTTTTCTGTCCACattttttctcatattttttcaGACCAGTTTAGTTTTGTCTTATgaattcaagatcacaatttGAAATGAGCTACTAGTGTTTAGTTTGGAAGTAGTGCTTAGCATCGAGTTGGACTAGAGTTTTGCATATCCTAAAGTCCAGGAACTACGTGCCATCATCGGTTTATAAGTCTCATATGTTGCACATCAATTTTATCGATCATGTTAtagtcatgcctttataccccgACAAggtatattaggtcctctcGATGGAGCGTATACATccgactccatatttagctcatgtggtttatgtcggttaataaACTCTAGTACTAGCTTCAGTAAGGTACTTCAAGCCCGTAGTACGTTCCTGTTTACTCTTCCATTCTAGTTTTTATGTATTATGGTATCTTAACCCTATGTACTTCAATTCAGTTAAGCGTACGTATTTGACTAGTATTTTTAACATATCTATATATTAAGTCAGCTTTGCATATGCCTTATGTTCAACACGTTCCAAGTATTGATGAATATTGTATGTTACATCCTATTATGATGTCTATTATGATGTCACGCCTCGAGATTACACCTCGGACGTGGCTGGCATTCGAAAATTTCTATTCACTTAACATTTTCTAGCTTAGTTTATCACACAGgtaagtgaaaaaaatatttaatcgcCTTTTCAAATACCATATAGTTGTAGAAAACCTAAAAaccaaaaaaccaaaaaaaaaacaaaactaaaagaaCCGACTAAAATCGATACAAAAAAATGACTTTAtatggtttgatttgatttttagatttaataaatttatataattggtttagatttttttaaatgaaaaaccAAATCGAACAGACCTATATACACCCCTAGATGCAGACCAACTGCCATcaatacattaaatgtacgagtatgcgagtta
Proteins encoded:
- the LOC107001479 gene encoding E3 ubiquitin-protein ligase SDIR1-like, with the translated sequence MIPTDFVCHHCFKNSFVSATPIAASSSPYLTIIHFSFSLINHYWYIRPNDQPPEYWGVILENCPTTSTPIIIHLFDTMFYEKLNHAISHVLGTFEDVFEDQQYGIVEETIRQLQSIRASTEMSEVCVHAELQIDHYCDGRILLAFEESSSTDGMVPASKSSIELLEPVEANERNSNDECLVCLDELGEETQVVRLPCSHMFHAECITKWLENSHYCPLCRFEMPTN